In Chelonia mydas isolate rCheMyd1 chromosome 7, rCheMyd1.pri.v2, whole genome shotgun sequence, the sequence tatacaccagcctttgcaaaacctgagcaaaACTCAccggtaaagataaacagtaaaacacatttactgactacaaaagatagattttaagtgactatgaatgttaggcaaaaagtcagttagttactaaaagtaaataaaatataagcatgcagtctaaactctcaaccctattagactgggcaacatctagattaagtgTTTTTTTCCAATGCATTGGATATTgtagttcatagtacacagatttcacacttgaaatctgggccagtcccctcagttggagtcttcagtgtccttgttgcttgcagtgtgtaggtgggtgaaggagaaaggcccagcatgtggccactgtgttctgttttattccctcagtcccatgtgcttggggatCACCAGTCCAGGCATatctgggggcattgctgagtctccagctaagactgagcaattcccctggtatGGCTTCATGCAGGTTAGTCTTTGAATTGTAGTTCCCTTGCTGGACAGTGGTGGTTGATGGGTCgtttggttactttccttgctgttgcctctggggagctaatatctgacagattccccaacttacagaatgttttagtgacaaccatacaacacaattctcataacttcatatgcgttaatgatatacatatatggatagagaaatgactttcagtaGATGATGATAACTTTTCCCcagataccttacaaggcatgctttatatgtaagatcctGATTATATAAAAATCAGGAATATGGGAATTACAGGACGCTCCCCCAAGCTTATAGAATGTAACAGTCGAAGATACCAATCCTCTCAATGGAGCAGGGCCCATGCCACAAGACTAAGTCCAATATCTTCCTTCACCCAAGCAATTCCAGCCTGTGGTGGAGTGCCACATGGTTAAAGATATTGACCACTTGCTTATGGGCAGACACGCCCTCCCTccatctttctctttctttccagcAATGTGGGCCTGTAGTGGAGTGCCACATAGTCCAAGGTACCAAAATCCTCATGAGGTGGAGACCCCCACCAATATCAATCCAGCAgtatgcatctggtgaagtgagaTGTTACCATAGGTACTGATTGCCTCACATTTATGGGGGGGCATATACTACCCCCAACTCCTCCCTGCACCAGTGGGGGAATGTGGGGCCTCTTTAGCAAAGCAAGCCGACATCAGAGCATGTAACATCAAAAGAGTACCAGTCTTCCCGTGGAGCAGGTATCGCACCCAATCTCTGACCTGTACTAGTGGGGAGTGGCAGAGGCTTTTTCAGCAACTGAGGTATAGAAATTGCCAAAAGTACTAATCCTATCTGGGGGTAGAGACCCCTTCTAATCCCTCATGGAGCAAATAATGCCCCCAAAATTCCCTGTCTTTGCACCAGCAGGGAATTACTGGAGTTCTTTTGGAAGTATGAGTCCATGTGACCTAAAAGGTGCTGACCGCATTAATCCTTACTCCACATGGGGCGGATACTCCCCATaacctcctgccccccagacacacaccagTGGAGAGATGAAGGGGTTGTTCCAGGTATCGTGGCAGAGCGCAACATCAACAAAAGTACTGactgctcccaccccccactttcACGGAGCATTTACTTTCTTCCACCAGCAAGTGGGTAACATCCACTCTAAACTTCACTGGGGCAGATATTGCCTTAATCCATACTCTTCTGCCCTAGCAAGGAGATGTGTGAGGCCTCTTCCAGCAGTATGGATGCATGGAAGAGTACATTGACAAAAGTACTCACCATCCCACCTCACCTCTTCAAGGagcatgtcccccctcaattCAGCCCCTATACCTGCTGGAGCTGTGAGGTCTCTTCAGTTGGTACAGGCGTGTGATGAAGTGTGATATCAAAGGTGCCAACAGCATctaacattccccccccccccagtccttcACTGTGACAGTCTGGTCTTTGCGGGTGTGTGGAGGTGCCCTTCCAAGGGGAGGAGAATGCAAAAATAGGTTGGGAGAAGGGCACAACCATTGCAGCAGCCAGAAGGTTGAGGGGAAGAGTAAAGGAGCAGGGACCTCACCCAACCTGATCACAGCCAGGAGAATCAGAGGGAGATATGGATAGAGGAAGGATAGCAACCAAAGGAGGAAATCTGGGGTTACATTTTGAATGATGGAGCCATCAGGCAGAGTTTAAGGGACAGTGGAAAGAACCCcagcagcttggggggggggggtggggaagagtgggTTATTTTTTCACTGGGCATTGCCAGTGAAcagtggaatccccttccttttATATCAGTCTGACCAATACGTTTAATCCTCTGGCTCTTGGGAGTCTGGTAACATTTTCAAGTGAACATGGGAGTGGGTAGGCAGGAGAGATTAATGGTGTAAATTGGACAAGACAAATACAGTCTGAGGATTTAGGTTGCAGGGCAAGAAAGAAGGTCTAATGAAGCAGGAGAGATGAGTGAACAGTATTCATAATTATTATTCCAGCTTCACTGGAATTTGGCAGACTTTATAGTTATAGTCAGCTGTTTGACTACTGTCTGATGAATGCTGCTGAAATTCATTGAGCAATATATCTGAAATTATCTGCTACTCCATCAGCTCCAGTAACACAATTATTACATAAAATGATGATTTAAGTTCTGGAGCTAAACATAACACAAACAATTACTGTTGCTTTATATTGAAATATTATGGTAGCACAGGCATTTCTCTCTAGCTATTAGGCTTAGATGTAAGGTTAGTACCTGTCAGGTACATTTCTCTAAGCCTTAGATAATGTCCTCAAAGGTGGATATATTCTCAAAGCGCACCCTGCACCATCAGGCAGTTCATGAGCCTATTGTCAAATGCATCATTTCAAAATTGCCAACACCTCTCTACTTGTCCTGGAATACCGGTGATGTAGGCCAGTGACTGAGTGAAGTACTTTTGAGCCAACCACCCTACTTCTTCCCTGCATAAAAATTCCCTTTATATCCTGCGCCATTTTCTAGTGTCCCGGAGCCGCCGTCATGTGTGACACTTATATGGGACCATTTAATGGACAAATCACCACCACCCCTTTCCCTCATATAGGAACTGTACATTGAGAGCCCTGGTGCTCCCATCAGCTATGGTATCTCAGGGCCAGTAACCAATACTGCACTCTTTTCAGCTTCATGCCACCTTTGAATGCCTCATTCCTCTCATTACTTGTAGTGTAATCAAAGGTAATTACTCTGCTTTCCAGGAGACACAATCATGGAGCATGGGTTGATACTCCTTTCTCTTGCACCTGCAGAGCTGTTTCAAGTGATATGGACCTGCCACCAAATGCAACATGGGTAACCATTTCTCCTTCACCAGTGTAAATACCCCTTCCAGGCCCAACCTCTGTGCCCATGCAGCTGTTCTCAAAAACAATACCATAACAGCCAATCAACTACAGTTCTTTTGGGGCCCATATACACCTGTATCATCCCAGCACTTCCAGGGGACTACACAACTTTGAAGGGCTGGCCAAAGCCCATAATCCAGTGTACTGAAAGGTAACAGACTTCCTTGCCTCAAAGGCTTGGGAGCAGCTCCATCCCCAGAGCCTAGCAGGGGGATAGCAGTAGCTTTCTGTGTCGgtgctctctcttccccctttcctctcATTTCCTTTTAGCTATCCTTCTCTTTTGATGCTATATTATTTTCCTTTATCACTTTTTTCCTGCCTTTTTGTTTGTCTATTTGCAAAGAGCTCCATGCAGCCTCCCTTTCCTCCGAATGCCTGTGTCATGAAgtgtacaatctaaatagaccccTTGCCTTTCCTCAGAGGGGTTTAACTGCCTCTCACTTCTAGCATGGTGTCTTGAGAGAAAATAATTTTCCTAATCCAAATATTATGGCTAAAAAGGGCCCCCATTCCCAGAGCAAATACTCCTAGCTTTTCATCCACTATATTTCAAATATTCCGTGGCAGACGTCCCAGCTTCCTGACTCAACCAAATGAGCACAATGCACTCAGAGTCCTGTCTGCACATGAGCTGTGTGTTCCTTCTGAATGTTATAAAGTTCTTCATCCAGGGCAAGGTGATGAAACGCGGCATTTCCTGGACCTAATATATTAAATACAACATGCTCTCCCCATACTGCGTGCTGCCTGTTGCTGCGGTTGGGCTACCCTTCTCTCCACGGGGCCCAGCTCAGCTTTGGAGTGCCTGAGTATGCAATGGACTCGTTTCAGAGTGTGGTGGTGCAGAACAATAGCATCTCTAATTGCATAGTTATTTCCCCTTCCTGTTTAGGTAAATAAGGCCTCTTACACATGGGTCCCAAGAAAAAATTCCAAGTGTCACCTGTTGTATGGGCTAGATTTGAGTGACCTAGACTTGCCATTGATTGTGACCTGGTTAACTGCAACCCACAGAACCTGTGTGTACTAGTGCCATTGGAGGCATGGCCTATTAAGTAACTTTTTCTTCACTGTAAATAACAATCCCTTCCCTGTGCCATGCCTTGCACAGCCTGTATGGATTTGAGGATGGAGAGGGATCTCAATTTTGGTGTTGCCAGCTACGGTTTTTCCCTTCAAAGGATCTCACCAGCCCTTCTGCCCAAAGCTTTGGCCTAGGGTTTGATGTTTTGGGCTCAGGCCTAAGTCCAAGTCCCCCATTTAGCATGAGAACCCTTTGCTGTGACCGTTTGCATTTTCATGCTGATCTGCAAATACTGTTGCTGAGTGTCTTACCTTCAAAGGTTGTGTACCAATGTTACTGCTTTTTCCTCTACCAATCATCACTTGAACTGACCAAGAGTATTCAGCCTGCCTTCTGTCATGCAATTTAGATCATTTATGCCACATGCCACTTGTTCACCATATAGGAACTGACCAGCACAGATGCTTCCATATGCTTTGTTCATTGTGCAATAGGGAGCCCTTTTCTCAGGGTTCTAACGTGCTCAGAAAATGCTGAGCTTTGGGATCTGTTTTAATTCAGGAAGAGAATGAAAGAACCAAACCATAAATAGTGGTGATGGCTCTTCTGTAATTACTGGAGAAAATGAATCCTGAGTGTTTCACCTGACTTGCTTTAATGCCCTTATCTTCACTTGCAGGTGGTTGATAACAGTCCAATATGGTGTAATCTGCACAGCCAACTCAAGTGTGTTGAGATGTTTGCTGACTTCTTGAGATACTTTGAGAGatttatttttcaactttttttagcTGCCTAGATCTGAGCAAGTCATTGTGATTCGTATAGCACTACTCTATTTGGACTAGGGATGTGGGAAATTCTTCATCGGTTGGAGTCTCTATGTTGAAATTGTGTGTGCCTCTTTTTCAGATACATTCTATTTTTGCCCAAAACAGGCTGGATTCAGCAGTCACTGGACGAGATTATCTTGcccatgttatgcaggaggtcagattacatgattataatggtcccttctggctttaaaatctacaaATGTAATCTGTGAATCTATTTTCATAGACTTGACCATCACACATGAACAACAGATTGTCATGCCCACTTACTAAAAGACTGCACCATAACAGTATTGCTGAAAACTATTTTTCTAGTGCAGAGTCCTTGGGACCACCTGCTTCTATAGGCAGAAATCAGCTACAACATAACTGGTGTCCAAAAAACACCAGCTTCTCACTATTCACCAAACATGAAGGCCAGTAACAAGAGCAGGCAAGATCTCCACAACTCCTTGATGTATATAAGGCCTTGCTGAACTTGAGAAATCCCAAGGTTTCATTTgggcctgctggtaatagcagaAGGATGGTTGGAGGCACTTAAAGAGAGCCTCTGAGGCATTGGTGCATCTGATGACTTTGGACATAGGCAGATCTTGCTTGCCTATAcagttggatgtttttctagcaCAACTGTTTGAATCGCTGGAAGCCAGCCTTGCTGGTAGGGCCCTATTGGGCCAAGTGAGCCCTTGGGAAAGAGGGATGGGGTTGGGAGTACAGCATGGCTCCAACTCCTTCATTTCCAGATTAAATTTAGTATTTCCATTCTGTCTTGTTGGTTGAGAAAGATGGCCTATTTGTGAAGTAGGCCAGCAGAAGCCATGTTTGAACACTAAGAATCCCTAAGCCTACAGAACCCCTGGAGAGGGTGCCCACCAGGGACAGTGCAGCTTCCCATGTTGCTGGTCCCAAGTCAGCCCTTGCAAACTGGGATTCAGTACATTGGAAAAGGCTCCTGTTGCTTCAGGGTCCCCAAAAATGTGGCAGATAGGAGTTTCTGGAACAATGAATTTGTGAGCTGTGCTCTGCCTGCTAAGAATGTCCAGTCCATGAGTGGCCAGTTCCATTCTCCTTTTTGTTCATTATAAAAGAGCTGGACTCTCTGTAGAGGCAAATAAATCGAAATGACTTGCCATAGCCCTCAATATAGGAGTGGAGAAATAGCACGGTCTGGATTCTGCATCGTAGCAGGGAGGTTGAGCaatggggcttgggtgggctgaTTTTCATCCCTTGAGTCGTTAATTCCCATCGTGTCCTCTGCGTTTAGGGGCTGGCTCTGTCATCTAgaatagtggttctcaaagccagtccgctgcttgttcagggaaagcccctggcgggccggaccagtttgttaacctgctgcatctgcagcttcggccgatcgcagctcccactggctgcggttcgccgcttcaggccaatgggggctgtgggaagggcggccagcatgtcccttggcccgcgctgcttcccgcagccctcattggcctggagcggcgaaccgtggccagtgggagctgtgatcggctgaacctgcagacacagcaagtaaacaaaccggtctggcccaccaggggctttccctgaacaagcggcggactggctttgagagcCACTCATCTAGAGCATAGGGATCTAAATTATGAAGTATTGGATTAGGCATGTGCTTTGTGTTCAGTAAAATTCTAGTTTCTTGTAAGTGTGTTTTTTCTAAATTGCTTTAGAATTACTGCTGTTGGAACATTCCCTAGCTCCTGTAGTGTCATAAATGTAATAGTCACTTCAAGTGTTTTGCTGGTATAGACTAGAATTATGCCTACAAGAAAATATCATTCTAGATTTCCGTGTGTAAGATAGTTATCTCAGTCGCTGTAGCTTTGAATTTAGTATAGCTATTATGTTCAACCTGAGATCCTTCCACAGACTAAAACACttcattattttttgaaaaaactaAGGGAAACCATACAGTTTCTGTAAGTCAGAGGTAAAAATTCCAAATTATTAATATATGTAGACTTTAAACTAACTACACTTGCCATGCAGGGAGGAAAAGATAGTGGATTTGGTTGTCAAAGATGATGCAGCACAGAAAATGTGcctttttgaattaaaaataagttGAGAAACTAGAGGTAAATCCTTTTGAAATACTGAATTTTTCAGTGTATTTGTAAAGCTTACACCCTACTGAATTTCAGGATTATTAAAGTCAGAATAGTCATGGGGCTGCTACTTTTTCTACTTATTTGGCTTTTTAGAATATAAAAGGCACCCAGCCTTGGTTCTAGATGTTCTGACATACTTGATTTTCACAAATACTTAAACTGATTGCTCACTCCACAGACTAAATATACTTTATTAAAGGAAGATCCTTTTGTAGATATTAAATACAGTCCTTCTAACCCTGTTTAAGTTTGTATTCTGCAGTGTAATATCTTTGACAAACTAGAGGGTTCCAAAGCAGATTAGTTTGGATGTTTTTGCAAGATTAGCATGACCTGCTGGAAGAATCTCTAGTTTATGGATAGCTAGTGATAGTTTCCTTCCTGAAATTTCAAGAAAACTGTATTGGTTACATGTTCTTTAATGGCacagaatgggccaaattctactctggtATGACTCCATAAACTTCAATTTGGCTCAGTGTGTTCAGGACTGAATGAGACAATATTGCAGAATTTAAGGTTTTGGGAACTATTTGAGGGTATTTGTATACAAACCTACTGAGCACATGGATTTCTTTCTGTGCCATGATTAGATACTGGTgggttttttctacatttttgttaGAATAGACTGCAGTTTTCATAACATAGCAGCTATGGTAAATTGGGGTAATTTAGCTGCCAGCCAGCAGTGTATTAGAAAGGTTACAATACAAACTCTGTTTATACCCAAAGTGCATTTAAGCAATAGCAGAGAGATGCGTGCATCTGTTAAGTGTTCGATCCTGTAATAAAATGTCTTGTCTTCTTCACTGATAACCCTCTGTCTACTTTATCAGACTATGCATTTGTTCACATGGAGAAAGAAGCAGATGCAAAAGTTGCCATCGAAAATCTTAACGGAAAGGAAGTGAAAGGAAGAAGAGTCAATGTGGAACTCTCTACTAATGTTCAGAAAAAGGGGGCAGGACAAAATGCCCAGGCAGGCCCCAATGCTGACAAGAGCAAGAGATCAAGTGTGGACTATAGAGAAAAATATCAACCCAAGATGGATGGTTATGAGCAGCTTAGGCCTACAGACTCTACGTATGCATCAGTCTCTGCAGGATACACTGCATCCTCGCTCTACGATTATCAGCAGCGCTTCGGTGGCACCAACACTTCAAGCAAATACAACTCATTTGATACTCAGACAAGGCAAGCATCTCCCTCATATTTTGGAAGGGACAGAAGCCCAATTCGACGATCACCAACAAGAATCGGCTTTGCCACTGTGTCGCTACCCATGACAGCACAACCAGCATCCTACAGAGCTCAGCCATCAACCTCACTGGGTGCAACCTACAGAGCCCAGCCCTCTGCATCACTCGGAATGTCTTACAGACCCCAGCCAACAACGGGACAGGCAGCATCTTACAGGGCCCAGCCCTCGACCTCACTTGGAAATACTTACAGAACCCAGTCCTCTGTTTCACTAGGAGCTTCTAATACCCAGCCTGCAGCCTCATCACTAAATTCCTACAGCGCCCAGGCTGCTGCTTCTTACAACACCCAGGCTGCAGCTTCCCAGTTAGCCTCTTATGGGGTCCAGTCCACAGCAACACTAGCGTCATCCTATGGAGCTCAGCCTTCAGCCACGCATGCAGCCTCTTATGGTACTCAGCCTGTGGCTGGTTACTCAGCCTCCTATGGAGCTCAGCCAACAGCCACACATGCAGCTGCTGCCTATGCAGCTCAGCCTGCGGCTGGTCACACAGCCACCTATGGAGCCCAGCCTGTGGCCACGCATGCAGCCGCCTATGGAGCCCAGCCTGCAGCCAGCCACTTGGCTTCTTATGGAGCCCAGCCTGTGGACAGCCACTCAACCTCTTATGGAGCCCAGCCTGCAGCTACTCTCTCAGCCTCGTATGGTGCTCAGCCTGTGGCTGTCCATTCAGCCTCGTATGGTGCTCAGCCTGCAGCTGCTCTCGCAGCCTCGTATGGCGCCCAGCCTGTGGCCGGCCATTCAGCCTCGTATGGCGCCCAGCCTGTGGCCGGCCATTCAGCCTCGTATGGCGCCCAGCCTACAGCTGTGCTCTCAGCAACCTATGGTGCCCAGCCTGCATCCACTCTGGCTGCATCTTATAGCAATCAGTCTGCAGCAGCTTCCTACAAATCACAGGTCTCTGCTCCACTGACCACACCCTATAGAACACAGTCTTCAAACTCAATGTCAGCTTCATATACAGCACAGCAGCCGTCCTCTGTTCCCTTGGCAGTCACTTTCAGAGCTCAGCCTGTGACTGCATATGATGGGCCAACCCAGCTTGGACAACAAGCAACCCCGTATTTGGGACTGTCTcagtcttctgctgctgctgccatcgCACCACCATACGAACGCACCCGCCTCTCTCCTCCACGGAGTGCTGGCTATGACGATCCTTTCAAAAAATCATCTGCTTTGGCTAAAAGGTATGCTGCTAAGCCAGTGATAATACTTTGCACATAAATAGAACCTCTCATCCAAGGATCTCGATGTGCTGTCCAAGGGACTAGAGGCATTCAGACTCAATACAAGTCTATTGGTCTTCGCCTTTATAAACTTGGTTCTGCTTCACCAAAAGGTGGAAATTCC encodes:
- the LOC102946959 gene encoding RNA-binding protein 14 isoform X4, whose protein sequence is MEKEADAKVAIENLNGKEVKGRRVNVELSTNVQKKGAGQNAQAGPNADKSKRSSVDYREKYQPKMDGYEQLRPTDSTYASVSAGYTASSLYDYQQRFGGTNTSSKYNSFDTQTRQASPSYFGRDRSPIRRSPTRIGFATVSLPMTAQPASYRAQPSTSLGATYRAQPSASLGMSYRPQPTTGQAASYRAQPSTSLGNTYRTQSSVSLGASNTQPAASSLNSYSAQAAASYNTQAAASQLASYGVQSTATLASSYGAQPSATHAASYGTQPVAGYSASYGAQPTATHAAAAYAAQPAAGHTATYGAQPVATHAAAYGAQPAASHLASYGAQPVDSHSTSYGAQPAATLSASYGAQPVAVHSASYGAQPAAALAASYGAQPVAGHSASYGAQPVAGHSASYGAQPTAVLSATYGAQPASTLAASYSNQSAAASYKSQVSAPLTTPYRTQSSNSMSASYTAQQPSSVPLAVTFRAQPVTAYDGPTQLGQQATPYLGLSQSSAAAAIAPPYERTRLSPPRSAGYDDPFKKSSALAKRYSSDRRLSDLSDYRRLADSPLVYRHSPTKSPLDYRRLPEAHSDYARYSGAYGDYMHTARLHSNYQRRL
- the LOC102946959 gene encoding RNA-binding protein 14 isoform X3, with product MDYAFVHMEKEADAKVAIENLNGKEVKGRRVNVELSTNVQKKGAGQNAQAGPNADKSKRSSVDYREKYQPKMDGYEQLRPTDSTYASVSAGYTASSLYDYQQRFGGTNTSSKYNSFDTQTRQASPSYFGRDRSPIRRSPTRIGFATVSLPMTAQPASYRAQPSTSLGATYRAQPSASLGMSYRPQPTTGQAASYRAQPSTSLGNTYRTQSSVSLGASNTQPAASSLNSYSAQAAASYNTQAAASQLASYGVQSTATLASSYGAQPSATHAASYGTQPVAGYSASYGAQPTATHAAAAYAAQPAAGHTATYGAQPVATHAAAYGAQPAASHLASYGAQPVDSHSTSYGAQPAATLSASYGAQPVAVHSASYGAQPAAALAASYGAQPVAGHSASYGAQPVAGHSASYGAQPTAVLSATYGAQPASTLAASYSNQSAAASYKSQVSAPLTTPYRTQSSNSMSASYTAQQPSSVPLAVTFRAQPVTAYDGPTQLGQQATPYLGLSQSSAAAAIAPPYERTRLSPPRSAGYDDPFKKSSALAKRYSSDRRLSDLSDYRRLADSPLVYRHSPTKSPLDYRRLPEAHSDYARYSGAYGDYMHTARLHSNYQRRL
- the LOC102946959 gene encoding RNA-binding protein 14 isoform X2, coding for MRPGVKLFVGNVPEEATAEELGELFTGAVGPVLGVALMKQFAFVHLRDEAAAVRAIAQLNGHQLHGRRIVVEPSRPRPTNTCKIFVGNVSAACTSGELRALFQQYGPVVECDVVKDYAFVHMEKEADAKVAIENLNGKEVKGRRVNVELSTNVQKKGAGQNAQAGPNADKSKRSSVDYREKYQPKMDGYEQLRPTDSTYASVSAGYTASSLYDYQQRFGGTNTSSKYNSFDTQTRQASPSYFGRDRSPIRRSPTRIGFATVSLPMTAQPASYRAQPSTSLGATYRAQPSASLGMSYRPQPTTGQAASYRAQPSTSLGNTYRTQSSVSLGASNTQPAASSLNSYSAQAAASYNTQAAASQLASYGVQSTATLASSYGAQPSATHAASYGTQPVAGYSASYGAQPTATHAAAAYAAQPAAGHTATYGAQPVATHAAAYGAQPAASHLASYGAQPVDSHSTSYGAQPAATLSASYGAQPVAVHSASYGAQPAAALAASYGAQPVAGHSASYGAQPVAGHSASYGAQPTAVLSATYGAQPASTLAASYSNQSAAASYKSQVSAPLTTPYRTQSSNSMSASYTAQQPSSVPLAVTFRAQPVTAYDGPTQLGQQATPYLGLSQSSAAAAIAPPYERTRLSPPRSAGYDDPFKKSSALAKSFV
- the LOC102946959 gene encoding RNA-binding protein 14 isoform X1, with protein sequence MRPGVKLFVGNVPEEATAEELGELFTGAVGPVLGVALMKQFAFVHLRDEAAAVRAIAQLNGHQLHGRRIVVEPSRPRPTNTCKIFVGNVSAACTSGELRALFQQYGPVVECDVVKDYAFVHMEKEADAKVAIENLNGKEVKGRRVNVELSTNVQKKGAGQNAQAGPNADKSKRSSVDYREKYQPKMDGYEQLRPTDSTYASVSAGYTASSLYDYQQRFGGTNTSSKYNSFDTQTRQASPSYFGRDRSPIRRSPTRIGFATVSLPMTAQPASYRAQPSTSLGATYRAQPSASLGMSYRPQPTTGQAASYRAQPSTSLGNTYRTQSSVSLGASNTQPAASSLNSYSAQAAASYNTQAAASQLASYGVQSTATLASSYGAQPSATHAASYGTQPVAGYSASYGAQPTATHAAAAYAAQPAAGHTATYGAQPVATHAAAYGAQPAASHLASYGAQPVDSHSTSYGAQPAATLSASYGAQPVAVHSASYGAQPAAALAASYGAQPVAGHSASYGAQPVAGHSASYGAQPTAVLSATYGAQPASTLAASYSNQSAAASYKSQVSAPLTTPYRTQSSNSMSASYTAQQPSSVPLAVTFRAQPVTAYDGPTQLGQQATPYLGLSQSSAAAAIAPPYERTRLSPPRSAGYDDPFKKSSALAKRYSSDRRLSDLSDYRRLADSPLVYRHSPTKSPLDYRRLPEAHSDYARYSGAYGDYMHTARLHSNYQRRL